A stretch of DNA from Bacillus sp. NP157:
TAGCAGACGCCCATGCCGGCGAGCACGGCCGCACGCACCACCTCGCTGCTATCGGTCTGCAAGGTGCCGTCGACAGGGACATTGCGTACCGTGCCCGGCGGCTCGTTCGCCCCCGCCCCGGCGACGAAATGCCAACTGCTGCGCATCAGCGCACCCGTGTAGACGATGCAGTTATGCGCTGCGAGATCGTCGGGCGAGCGCGGCGGCTTCAGCCCCTTGGGCAAGCCGCGCAGATAGCTGCGGTGGGCCATCAATTCGCGGGTGGACTGGCCGATCTGGCGCCCGATCAGGCTGCTGTCCGGGAGGTCACCGATACGCACGGCGACATCGATGCCGCGCTCGACCAGGTCGATGAAACCGTCGCTGAGCTTCAGGTCGATGCGCACCCGCGGGTGCGCGGCAAGGAAGCTCTGCACGTGTGGCATCAGGCGCAGGCGTCCAAACCCCACCGACGCCGCCACGCGCAACAGGCCGCGCAACTCCTGGCGTCCGCGGTGCAATGACGTTTCGGCCTCCGCCACCTCGGCGACGATGCGACGCGCCTGTTCGAAATAGCGCTCACCCTCTTCCGTCAGCGCGAGCGAACGCGTCGTCCGGACCAGCAGCTTCGCTTCCAGTTCCCGCTCCAGGGCTGCGATCTGCTTGCTCACGGCGCTCTGCGTTGCGCCGGATTCCCTGGCGACGGCAGAAAAGCTTCCCGCTTCGACAACGCGCACG
This window harbors:
- a CDS encoding LysR family transcriptional regulator; this encodes MDKLQAMQAFVRVVEAGSFSAVARESGATQSAVSKQIAALERELEAKLLVRTTRSLALTEEGERYFEQARRIVAEVAEAETSLHRGRQELRGLLRVAASVGFGRLRLMPHVQSFLAAHPRVRIDLKLSDGFIDLVERGIDVAVRIGDLPDSSLIGRQIGQSTRELMAHRSYLRGLPKGLKPPRSPDDLAAHNCIVYTGALMRSSWHFVAGAGANEPPGTVRNVPVDGTLQTDSSEVVRAAVLAGMGVCYTPTWLFEEELASGDVVRLLPDWSVPSPIHLVSPQERRHSAKVRAFVDHVAAAFQPGATVP